AAATCGGGGGTCCAAGACTTAAGGATTGGAAATTTAGAAGGAATTTGATGTGGCCCCGAGTCTCCGGACGGCGCGTCAAGGGGAGGTGTTTTCTCGATCCCTCTTCTTGACTCGCTGGGGAAAAACGGATAACTCTTCGCGCCCTCGCATCTCTTTTGGGGCGCGGGCTTTGCGCAAAGGATTGGATATGAAGTACGCGATCATCGAGACCGGCGGCAAGCAATACAAGGTCTCCGAAGGCGAAAAGGTCAAAATCGAAAAGGTCCCCGAGGGCGTGGTCGGTCAGTCGATCGAATTCACCCGCGTGCTCCTGGTGGGCGGCGAGACCCCCGTGATCGGGACCCCGGTCGTCGAGACCGCGAAGGTCGCCGGCGAGATCGTCGCCCAGGCCAAGGACAAGAAGGTCATGGTCTTCAAGAAGAAGCGCCGCAAGGGCTATTCGAAGCATTTCGGGCATCGGCAAGAATTCACCGAAGTCCTGATCAAACAAATTTCGGCTTAGAGGTTATTTGTCATGGCACATAA
The sequence above is a segment of the Deltaproteobacteria bacterium PRO3 genome. Coding sequences within it:
- the rplU gene encoding 50S ribosomal protein L21, with protein sequence MKYAIIETGGKQYKVSEGEKVKIEKVPEGVVGQSIEFTRVLLVGGETPVIGTPVVETAKVAGEIVAQAKDKKVMVFKKKRRKGYSKHFGHRQEFTEVLIKQISA